A single region of the Nocardioides sp. W7 genome encodes:
- a CDS encoding fructose-specific PTS transporter subunit EIIC — MSDLITTALVRLDANLGSDKHDVIRALAGVVSDAGRATDVDQIVADALARETTSPTGLPGGIAIPHCRTAGVAEATLAFARLDPPVDFGAKDGPADLAFLITAPAGGDATHLQLLTKLARALVKPAFTDSLRAAETPEDVVEQIEIVLGPAPAPKPTAPAAPAASAAAPEKSEQPAETRRLVAVTACPTGIAHTYMAAEALEAAAAKAGVEIAVETQGSAGAKPLAPETIAAADAVIFAVDVGVRDRHRFAGKPVVSSGVKRPIDEGDVMIAEALRYAGDPNAPRVEGSSSGGDDSTSSTGAGETWGGRTRRVLMTGVSYMIPFVAAGGLLIALGFLLAGYEVADKNRYGQIMVDSTIFDLPDVDELGLEHALFGSGLMAYLGALFFVIGKTAFMFFVPALAGYIAYAIADRPGIAPGFIMGGLATNIFNVQNGDGITGNTAAAATGFLGAIAGGVLAGLIAHWIAGWQVPSWARGLMPVLVIPLFTSIIAGLLMIVVLGRPIGWLMDQLNDALNDMSGSYAILLGVVLGLMMAFDMGGPLNKVAYSFAAAGVGGAALASDAPELKIMAAVMLAGMVPPIALALATVVRPGMFSVPERENGKAGWLLGASFITEGAIPFAAADPLRVIPGIMLGSAVTGGLSMALDVSVRAPHGGIFVLFAVDNVIWFVVSLAAGVLVGAAAVIALKSIGRNPATVSA; from the coding sequence ATGTCCGACCTGATCACCACGGCCCTGGTCCGCCTCGACGCGAACCTCGGGTCCGACAAGCACGACGTCATCCGCGCCCTCGCCGGCGTCGTCTCGGACGCCGGCCGAGCCACGGACGTCGACCAGATCGTGGCGGACGCCCTCGCCCGCGAGACGACTTCGCCGACCGGTCTCCCGGGCGGCATCGCGATCCCGCACTGCCGCACCGCTGGGGTGGCAGAGGCCACGCTGGCGTTCGCGCGGCTCGACCCGCCCGTCGACTTCGGCGCCAAGGACGGCCCGGCCGACCTGGCGTTCCTGATCACCGCACCGGCCGGCGGCGACGCCACCCACCTCCAGCTGCTGACCAAGCTCGCGCGCGCCCTCGTCAAGCCGGCCTTCACCGACTCGCTGCGTGCGGCCGAGACGCCCGAGGACGTCGTCGAGCAGATCGAGATCGTGCTCGGCCCGGCGCCGGCACCCAAGCCGACCGCTCCGGCCGCACCGGCCGCGTCCGCAGCTGCTCCCGAGAAGTCCGAGCAGCCCGCCGAGACCCGGCGCCTGGTGGCCGTCACCGCCTGTCCGACCGGCATCGCGCACACCTACATGGCCGCCGAGGCCCTCGAGGCCGCCGCCGCCAAGGCGGGGGTCGAGATCGCCGTCGAGACCCAGGGCTCGGCCGGCGCGAAGCCGCTGGCCCCCGAGACCATCGCGGCGGCCGACGCCGTCATCTTCGCGGTCGACGTCGGCGTTCGGGACCGGCACCGGTTCGCCGGCAAGCCGGTCGTCTCCTCCGGCGTCAAGCGCCCGATCGACGAGGGCGACGTGATGATCGCCGAGGCGCTGCGCTACGCCGGTGACCCGAACGCGCCCCGCGTCGAGGGCTCCTCGTCCGGTGGTGACGACAGCACGTCGTCGACCGGCGCAGGTGAGACCTGGGGCGGGCGCACCCGTCGGGTGCTGATGACCGGCGTGTCGTACATGATCCCGTTCGTCGCCGCCGGCGGTCTGCTGATCGCGCTCGGCTTCCTGCTCGCCGGCTACGAGGTCGCCGACAAGAACAGGTACGGCCAGATCATGGTCGACAGCACGATCTTCGACCTCCCGGACGTCGATGAGCTCGGCCTCGAGCACGCCCTCTTCGGTTCCGGGCTGATGGCCTACCTCGGCGCGCTCTTCTTCGTCATTGGCAAGACCGCGTTCATGTTCTTCGTCCCGGCCCTGGCCGGCTACATCGCCTACGCCATCGCCGACCGGCCGGGCATCGCCCCCGGCTTCATCATGGGTGGCCTCGCGACCAACATCTTCAACGTCCAGAACGGCGACGGCATCACCGGCAACACGGCCGCTGCGGCCACGGGCTTCCTCGGCGCGATCGCCGGCGGCGTGCTCGCCGGTCTGATCGCGCACTGGATCGCCGGGTGGCAGGTGCCCTCCTGGGCGCGCGGCCTGATGCCGGTGCTGGTCATCCCGCTGTTCACGTCGATCATCGCCGGCCTGCTGATGATCGTGGTGCTCGGCAGGCCGATCGGCTGGCTGATGGACCAGCTCAACGACGCCCTCAATGACATGAGCGGCAGCTACGCCATCCTGCTGGGCGTCGTACTCGGGCTGATGATGGCCTTCGACATGGGCGGCCCGCTCAACAAGGTCGCGTACAGCTTCGCGGCCGCCGGCGTGGGCGGGGCGGCGCTCGCCTCCGATGCCCCCGAGCTGAAGATCATGGCCGCGGTCATGCTCGCGGGCATGGTCCCGCCGATCGCCCTGGCGCTCGCGACCGTCGTACGACCCGGGATGTTCAGCGTGCCCGAGCGGGAGAACGGCAAGGCCGGGTGGCTGCTCGGCGCCTCGTTCATCACCGAGGGCGCCATCCCCTTCGCGGCCGCCGACCCGCTGCGGGTGATCCCGGGGATCATGCTCGGCAGCGCCGTCACCGGCGGCCTGTCCATGGCCCTCGACGTCAGCGTCCGGGCCCCGCACGGCGGGATCTTCGTGCTCTTCGCGGTCGACAACGTGATCTGGTTCGTCGTCTCCCTCGCGGCGGGGGTCCTCGTGGGCGCCGCCGCAGTCATCGCCCTGAAGTCCATCGGCAGGAACCCCGCCACCGTGTCCGCCTGA
- a CDS encoding HPr family phosphocarrier protein: MPTKSVVVGSAVGLHARPAAIISEAAGELDSEVLIGIPGDEAVDASSALLIMTLGAGKGDTVEVSGDSEADVDTIAALVEKDLDA; encoded by the coding sequence ATGCCCACCAAGTCCGTCGTCGTCGGCTCCGCCGTCGGCCTTCACGCCCGACCCGCCGCGATCATCTCGGAGGCCGCCGGCGAGCTCGACTCGGAGGTGCTGATCGGCATCCCCGGTGACGAGGCCGTCGATGCCAGCTCCGCCCTGCTGATCATGACCCTGGGCGCCGGCAAGGGCGACACGGTCGAGGTCTCCGGCGACAGCGAGGCCGACGTGGACACCATCGCCGCCCTCGTCGAGAAGGACCTGGACGCTTAG